GATAATGAGCATATGATTGTAATAATATCAGAGATAATGAGCAGTGAGATAATGAGCATATGATTGTAATAATATCAGTGAGATAATGAGCATATGATTGTAATAATATCAGAGACATAATGAGCATATGATTGTAATAATATCAGAGAGATGATGGACATTATTGCAGTGTATGACAAGGCTCTGTATTGCCTTTGCAGATGAACACTGGGGATGAAATAAATTTAGAGGAGAAAGTTTCATTACTCAAGCAGGAAGTAGCCAAGTTGCAGAAAGTGAACAGAGAGCTTTATGACTTCACCCTGAGTCATCTGAAGAAGTCAAGTGTTACGTGACCTTCACGTGGACATGAAATGACAAATCTAGAGCATGTGTGAAGAGAGAGCTTTATGACTTCGCCCTGGGTCATCTAAAgaagaataaatcaaatgttacaTGTGCTTGATCTTCACTCAAACAGCAAGTGGTTTTAGTTACTACATAGAGTGAACAGAAAATTTTACCTGAGTCAATTGAAATTTAAGTCTGATCTCATGTGATCTTCTCTCGGGGCGAAGTTGACAAAGTTACAACTGGTAGGTATGAAAAATGTTCTCAAGTTACCTGAAGattaagttaaaatgttttaatatttgatcTTCTTCACCTGAAGGAAGCTACCATATTATGTCACCGGAAGAATAAATAAGTAACAGGCCATGTAATAAATCctctacatatatttgtaaatttctgTGTCTATATTTTCTGTTAATGAAGAATTAAATGTCTCCAGTGGGCCTTCATTTATTTAGAGATCTGATCAGCTGTCCTCTATGTCCAAGACTAAAATTTGTAACCTTTGCAAACAAGATgggtgatttatttgattggtgtttgacgcggcactcaagaatatttcacttacattgtggtaggaggaaacccggcagagcctgTGAGAAACCCCAAaacaactgcaggttgctggcagaccttctcgcgtggccagagaggaagtcacgGTGAtgttgacttgaactcacaacgacagcattggtgagaggctcctggataaTTGCGTGCTCTGGTACGCTAAGCACATCAGCCCCGGAAGCAAGAGATAGGTGGAGGACTGGTCAACCAAGGGCCTATATACAGTTGCCACCACATCTGATGTCATTGGCATGGTATCCCAGTGAAGTAGGGgtaaaaatactgtatttgcGTGTTTAAGCTGTAGTCTGCATCCAGACTTTACTGTGGCATGTCAAAAAAACAAGATAGTGACTTGACCACAATAATGTCGCCAGTACCATTAAATCCCAAGCCATAGGGCAGCTTTAGTAGTTAAGGTGCTTGTTTTTAAATCGCCAGGCCTGTTGTGACATGGGTTCAAATCCTTTCTTGGACAGGGCATTTCCGTAGCCGTCCAGCTCCCATTGATCCTGGGTGGTTGATGGCAAATACGTGGTCGATGAGGCACAAGATTTCTTTCCAGTATACACCTGactgttttggcacaagtgaaacttcttgagcatggtgtacaCCGATCcagtgaatatataaataaatactttgtctTGCTATTTAGTGGGATGCTGGtcaacatttctttcatttgattattCAATATCATTTCTTTAGACTGATCATGCTCGCTAGCTTTGTTCAATATGCAGATCCTATGGGTCGAAATAAAGCAGACTGAACGATGAACATGTCCTCAGCAACTCCTGGGGGACTATGTGAACTTGGAAAAGTTTCCTTTCATAGATCAACAAGTTTTGCAAGGCTAATAATGTATTCCGAGTGTAATCACAGTTGAGCCAAGGGCATTTggtttttacttaattctgaaGTTAAATGGTGTTGTGGGGCTGGGGTTGAGGGGTAACTTGctaatatttcagcatttacatggacagaataaaactctgagttaaattgacaaaTTTGCGGGATTTCAGCTGTTGTGTCTGATCGTATATTTAAAACTGTTATAAAAagtaccacactgtcgtcactgctctggttttactctccatgcggcattttattgtattgtatttccAGCAATACGCCTAAGACAGTTTCTTCTTCGTTGATGGTCATTTACATTGTCAGTCAGTTCACTACCACTGTGTGTGAAAGCCTTCGATACAGTCTGCAGAGGAAGTTACGATGTAGTCAAAGGTACAGGCCTATCTTTTACAGGCACATGTATCTATTTTGATGGTTTTTACTCGTCTTATCATCTCCGCAGACCTGTTAAGCAAAATTAACTTCTTTACCCATTTACCTATTGATGTAAACTCACCGACATGTATCGTCAGTTGCGATCTTAGCGCGCTACCCCATGTGTGTCTCCTGGTCAGACTACCCGTTTGGCGATAAAGCAGTTTCGTATTTGTACAATCCTGtgctagtttttttttatatgaataatTTCACAACAGAGTCTTGGTACCATGGAAGACACACACTGCAAACTTTTTACTGGTCTGAAATTCTCGTCCATGAACTTGAATGGATATACACAGACGACATGCAACCTATGAAGCCGTGCGCTCCAAGAAGGTATATCGCCTTTACTTGGGAATCCAACGCGAGTTCGAGAACAGACTCAAGCAAACTAAACTGTCTGTGAAACTCCGAACCGCAACCTTTGCTATGAATATGAAGACAATCGCGTGTCGTAAGGAAAAGCTGAACAAGAGCAGACTGGAACTGAAACGAAGGAAAAAGGCATGTTTAGGTTGGCGCGTTGGATATGTGGACAGTGgcagtcaaagcgcaactgagatacatacatTATAGACAACATATAGTGTTTACACcttatactagcatggtacacgatttgaatgctgatttcactcgtCCGCCTAGAGCATACcgtgcgtctttccaacatcactgaaagctgttgagtttctctttgcatgattccgtccaaaATTTGGTACTTCAAATATTTTCTCAGTTCTGTGGTAGTTGATTAAACGTCGTTTTgcgaattggccttgcgatttttGGCCTGGGAAGTaaatcttggttgacggctgatatacgaatgtctttttcgacgcatagatgcGAAGAGTTCATTTGTGCTTTCATTCATTTCTTGCTACGCCAACAATTACTCTTGATATATTAATGAAGAATAAGGTCATATACCCACGCCAGACGCTGGTATACAGGGAGCATGCTTTGCTTGAGTGCGTTAtcgttgtaggcctacctgttttGCGGCGTAACATGTGACGGTGTATTGGCCAATGGAAATCAAGAACCACCGTATGAGGTGTAATAACATTtgaccagttgtcttccaccagtatagtAGATGTATGCATATCTGTGAGTAACATTGGAGCAGgttagtcagtaacttgccgaaggttggtggtttacccccaCACCACCCCCTCCGTTTCCGGTTTTCTTTACCAATAAAACTGCCctccgtataaatgaaaaattcatggGTTTGGcgggaaaaaaaatgaaatcaataaaacaattaGGTGATGTAAAGTTGATACGGATTTGAAAAAAGAGAGAAGgacatatataattttttttttaaagtgtttattCTTTGACTTGTACAGTGGCTTGAAAAATGGCTTGTACAGGTAATTGTGCTTTTAGCCGAAAAGTTCATCAATGGTTAATGACGTAATCCAGCAAGTTCCATGCTACGATGTAGTTTTCTTGTATTGTTTCACTGGATCGCATGCaggtgtgacatacatgtagcagtaggATAGTTAACAACTGGCAGAGAAGTCTCGCCTTCTTACTTTATGACACCCAGGGTGGTCTGTTGGGAATTGGatctgagaaaataaaaataacgcAATCGATAGCAGGTCAATTTATATGGCTACATTAGCAGAAAATGACAAGCCTTGAATTTGAATTGTTCTTAAGTGTACATACAATCTTGTCAACACAGCTGTGCGCATGTCTTCACGTGGAATCTGTTATCAATTATGCTAAATTATATTTCACTGAAAGcgaataattgaaaaaaaacccaaacaaatgATGTGTTGataaacagaaagtcttttaTCCGAGTGATGCAAGGATGTGTtatgttattttaacataaagcTTGTCATATTCAGTATGCCATGTCTATCTAACACGTGTCTGTGTTGAAGTAATAGAATAAGTGTGCTGtatgtaacagaataatctgctgtagtAACAGAATAATCCCCTGCAGTAACAGAATCACACGCTTTAGTAACAGAATAATCCGCTGTAGTAACAGAATCATCCGCTGTAGTAACAGAATAATCCCCTGTAGTAACAGAATCACACGCTTTAGTAACAGAATAATCCCCTGCAGTAACAGAATCACACGCTTTAGTAACAGAATAATCCGCTGTAGTAAGAGAATCTAGCATTATTCGGACAACAGATTTTCGGTTAAATTTAAAAGATGAATATTTGAGAGTAGTAAAGTATTTTGTACAGTAGATATTTATCTGGAAAAAAACATTCTAGACAGTAAGACCGTAGTTGGCTTTAGGATTAAATCATTGCTGTCCGCAAAATTATACTGTTCTTCATTGTTTATGAATTaggtgtatgcatgtatttatgataGCTCGGTGCCCATGTGGAGCTACAGTGGCCGAGGTGTTTAAcgtgccagcacagcgcaatgacccaggatcctctcagcGATGCGGTCGATGTgtgctcaagtccagctcatgctggcttcctctccggctgtacatgggaagatctgccggcaagctgcggacggtcgtgaatttcccctgagctgtgcccggtttccaccgaccataatgctggcctccgtcgtataagtaaaatattcttgagtacgccgtaaaacaccaatccagtgaatgaataaaaaggACGACAATGCCGTCATAAATATGCCGCCATGTACGACACAggaacgccatgccgaagacaccagacgtggcACCCAGTCGGTCACAATATAAATGCGCGGGGGACACACCTCTGTCCTGTACCATTAAGTAAACTATCAAGCCAGGAAGTTCCAAGTTTTCAACATGATTCCCCTCGTATTTTTACCCGGATGTTATATTCCGCAAACCCTACCTTTCTGCGATCATACAGCTGAGAGTTACTCACGACCCCTTTTTAAATCTGAATATATTTACCTTCGGAGCAGACTTTTATGTCTTTAAGGGACTTGGCCAAGGCTTTTCTCCGTAGACTTGACACGGTTTCGTGCGGACAGGACACTTTTTGCCTTTGTCGAACTGGAACAGACATTGCAATAAGTCTATAATCTATAATTGTTCATCTCATGAAATTACAAGAATTGTTCTCTTTAGCGCTGAAGTTGGTCCATACGTTTAATAGCCTATACAAGACTTTGTTACAGTGTCACGGATTGGCTAATGCTCGTGATTCATTCCGTGTAATTCAACCAATCAGTGCGTACAAGATATACTTTGAGCCAGTTATAGATGATGTGTAGTAAACTGTTGGAAATATAGAGTGTATATAATGTCAAAATGTGTTCctcaaatcaaatatatcacaGAATTAACTGTGTCCAGACATAACCTTAaattataattgttttttaCAATTGTTTGTCATATGAAGAAATTCCACATAAGCAATTGTTTTCTAAGGTGAGGTTTTTAAACAGTATTTTCAAAACGTTTTCCATATTACTGCGGCCTCCTAAAATTCATTAAATTGTTAGAATGAACCTACGGTACTTACAggaatagctacatgtattttcaaaatgttccgGAGACGAATGAAAAAAATTCGTGCGAAGAAAATCATATGACGAAGATGTGGTCCGAAAAGGTCACAATATTTTATCctattttaaattgtttttattgtgCATCAAAAATtctcaacaaaaataaacaaataaataaataaataaataaatgtaaatagttTTGGATACAATTTTGACCGGCACTCTCTATGTCCTGTCGTTTATGTCCACTTCAAGCACTGATATTTTGCTGATCATGATGTCGCGTAAGTATAATATACCTGTGCTCTCACCTGAGCTCTTCCTGGCTGCTTGCCCCATGGTGCTGATCACCAATCTCCCGGACTTCCTCCGTCTTTTCGTGGTCGGTACGGCCTCCTCTACAAATGAAGTAGATGACCCTGAAGAGGAATACCACGTGATTATTCACTGATTCGCCCAATATGATGATCACTGACACCATTTattttgcgtatcctatcaccgagtcaccatgtaacgaatttatcctgcaaagacccatccaTTCAGCGCAGAAGACCGATGTACTGTTGAATCGCTTCAGCAATGTTGGACCCGACAAAGCGAGATAACCtgctcagcagacacatttgacgtcgtctgcaggattcgcgaatatatctgtaccccacgtgaccgttgttgtccaatgaaaagcggagtattttgtctgatgcaggataaatATATTTTCGTATCCTATTAGTGGGTAACCATATAActaataacatatatacacacaactaACGACTCCTTgtcgttaagtacgacgtaaaaccgcAAGCATACACACGTTCATGATTTCAGACTGAGTAATCCAGATTAAAAAttaacggggggggggggggggtgggcgGGGATAACGATGTAGAGGTTAACCTATATGACAGGTAACATTATGATCAATTCTACTCACGTCGCTGCAGATTGCTAACGGTTTTGCTTGATGTGCAATCACTCATCCCAGGTTCTATGTCGGCATCAGCTGAAGTCCCACCTGTGAGAAACGAGAAACGTGCATTCCGTTACGGGACAATTCTTGGATACAGATGATACagtatattttcatttctcaGGTGAAACACAGAGCGTATCCCTGTACCAGGATATAGTCAATGCGTCATGGTGGATGATACCGCTAAAGTGTAAAGCTATCAAAGTACAAGAAAGACAGGAATTAAGACAGTTCACTTAAAGTAAATCAGCTTCGTGGAAATCGGATACATGCAGGCGATCTGGATTTGCCATTTTGCACATAAACGCGCTCGATAAAGAATACCAGAATGGTGCCTAACCACAATTGAActtaattccatttttttacAGAAAGACAATTGCTCTTCACTGTTTTTTCATCTTGGAGATGATTCCAATACGAGGACATGACCGTCATCACTGATAGCGTGGATAAATTACACTAATGTAGAcggggttatctccccttaattCACTATGTTGTAGCAAGACTCGCCCAGAGGATTCCGCTCAAGACGCTGATGCGTAGCTCTGAGATCCGTTGGCCATGTCCCCAGTTTAGTTTaaacattaaccgctctgaatcaTCTCactcactaacctggaactcagtCCTGTCGCCTGCGCTATTCTCAAGGTGTCACCGCTGTACGAAATGAAAACTGGTTTCCCGTGACCTTagagtaattctgaattcatttCACCACATTATGCGAGAATAGCCTAATAAAAACCATAATGTCGCAATTAGCACAAATGTAATTAGTTTCGAATCACGTGACCCCGTTTCTAGGGTAGACTCGGCCCCTCTTCCGGAAATTAAGACcatcttttttcacaatagTTACCTCTAGTTCCCTctatctgttcattattaaaacacaaattatagTTAAGGTTCCTCAGCATGATGTCTATGGCCATTTTAacggtgtaggcctacatcatctTAATTTCAGGCTAAACCACCCACGGGTTTATCTTTTCCGGGTGATACCGAGTATGGCGTACTCAAATCGAAAATGGCGATTAACGAAGACTGATCTGCCGTCAATGCGCCAGGTACACCTGTGTTAATTGTGCCGTTATGGTTCTGTATTATCGATGAAAAAGTAGGTGATGGAAGTCCGAATTACCTTAGGATTAAAGGAATGTTTTTGTAGGTACCGTATAGCTTTGAAATGCTGAGGGcaccatataggcctactccaAAAGACCGAGTTCCAAattagtgaatggaagagtacagatctgtaagCCTATTTCTGAGAGCTGAGCTAGAGAGAATGGGACAGATCTTAGATCTATAAGCTGATGAGGTACTGATGAGGTATATGAAGGCAATGCCTGCTGGCGTTCTGTGGAAAGGGATATTTAAATCCTAACCTACACCCTGCCCACATTGCCCATAACCCTTACCCCCTAAGTGATGACAGCTGCTGCCTGCTGATACATTTTTAATAACCTTTTCAAAACGTAACTTTGCAGACATATTACCTTTTTCTACATTACTAAATTAAAAGGTAGAACTGTGTGattcaaaaaaaataatggtgACATTCCTTCTGGCAATAAACTGTTCAATCTGCTCTTGACATACAGCTGTAATCAAATAACTATATTCAGAAGTAATGTAATTCTGGATGGATTTTATAGGTAATAGTGTAATAAGTATACATATcatcaaaacaatattttctgttaaGTAATTTCAAATTAACTAAGCGATATTCTAGTTTTTGTTTGCATGTTATTTTTCTTATATGAATAATATGGAGTAAAGCCTGTGTTAAAGGTCATACTAGCAACAATTGCCAACTGACAAGTGCGAAGGCGTATATATTACAGAGCACAAAATGTATACGTTCATATCTTTGAAAAATATcctgatatttaatatttataggAATGACGAAACTGGATTAAACAATGTCAGATTAGGTCATTATCCGCGTGTTCTACTCACTTGTGCTACTCCAGCTGTTGGAGATATGAACTTGTAATGATGGAAACCCAACAAAAGTGTAAACCGCCCAAACCAGCGGCTGCAGGAATATCATCCTTAACTCCGGGGGGGTCCAGCAAAACCCTGAAAACGTGACACCAAAAAAAACGGGTTACACTGGTGATTGGTGTATAATCTCACGTGCCCGCAGCTAAGCATACAGCCCATGTTACTCAGTACGAACACCTGTAAACTTTATGACCGAACTGTGtacaatgtaatgtaatgtaatatgcGAAGTGTTTTAATGACATTTACCAGTTTTAAACTCCCACCCAGTGTGCAAAACGGGCAAGTGAACTTAATCTTTTCCTTAAAATACAGTTGTGTACGAGTGCATGTGGATAAATACAAGGTGTGGGAAAATACACTTCTGTGAAATATAATCGTGCATAAGGTGTGGGAAAATATAGTTCTGTGAAATATAATCGTGCATAAGGCGTAGAAAAATATAGTTCTGTGAAATATAATCGTGCATAAGGTGTGAGAAAATATAGTTCTGTGAAATATAATCGTGCACAAGGTATAGGAAAATATAGTTTTGTGAACTACAATCGTGTATAAGGTGTGGGAAAATACAGCTCTGTGAACTATAATCGTGTGTCAGGTGTGGGAAAATACAGCTCTATGAACGATAATCGTGTATAAGGTATGGGAAAATAAAGTTCTGTGAAATAAAATCGTGTATAAGGTGTGTGAAAATACAGTTCTGTGAAATATAATTGTGTACAAGATATGGGAAAATACAGCTAAGTGAAATATAATCGTGTATAAGGTGTGTGGAAATACAGTTCTGTTAATATAATCGTGTATAACGTATGGGAAAATACAGCTCTTTGAAATATAATCTTGCACAAGGTAAGGGAAAATACAGTTCTGTGAAATATAATCATGTATACTGTGTGGGAAAGTACACTTCTGTGAACTACAAACCTGTATAAGGTGTGGGAAAATAAAGTTCTGTCAAATATGATCGTGTATAAGGTATGGGAAAATACAGTCCTCTGaaatataattatgtataaGGTGTGAGAAAATACAGTTGTGCTTTGTGTGGAGAATTACAGTTCTGTGCTAGTCTGAGATAATGCAGTTGTATACGTTTGTGGAAAAAATTCATGTGTGTGCAAGTATGGGAAAATACAGTCGTGTACAAGTGTGGAAAAACAATCTATAAATGTAGGAAGAACGGCcgttttaacacattttttgaGAATATAATACTTTGACagaaggccgtatttcatcggttacgtgtaaccaatTGCCAAGTACCACAATAAAGACCTTTtatttagttagaagttacaagttcaacttAACTTGTAAGGTCGAACTAGAATAGGTTGTTTGAAGTTAGAAtttacaacttgtaacttctaactaaagatCTCtattgtcatcactgctctgcttttacactctatgctgtgagtctttttattatatttcgTGGAATAATATTCAGCCCGGTACACAATCTCTCCTGTACAATAAATTCTTCATATGTCTGAGGGAGAGGTACCGTTATATAATTGCCCAAGACTTACTTGCTGCCCCTGCCCAAGCTTTGCCGAATTCGACCCCGTCAAAACTGTTGCAGGACAAAGGTAATTTACCAGCCCCGGAAGATATGATGGAGGCAACATGGGACACAGAACAATGAACGTGACGTAACAAACGTTtccattatgacgtcactgcaACAAGCTCCGTGTCACACCTGTAGCTCCGTCGACGGGAAGCAACAGCTTGCACGCCGTCAGACATGGCTGTTGTCACGTTATGATTAGTCGGATACTGTTACAAACTCCTTACAGCGAATATGCCGTACTCTGCGCTCACTTTCACATCACTTCCACCAGTATTCATACTCGACCTTTGGAGCTTTTAGGCTTGTTCAGGTTTAACCTCTCCACTGGTGTCCTCGCTCGAAACTATTTAATCATTAGTTagtaataaaattgtttcacgtcttggttagaatcatgtgcATATAACCGGTACTTACAGTGCTACTGTACTCCCTAGAGAGACCGGGCGGAAATTATAAACTGATATAAAAGATACCatatggaatatagctagcaccgccgttcaataaaatttacgatgaataacactatttaacccttATGTATGAAGAGTCCTCAAAAGCAAACTTCTCGGTagttccgtaaaattttcctgatgtgatgtgataatattaCTTATCTGACGTTGAATCAAGCAGATATGACGTCGAGTAAAGCGGTTATACTGGAATGACATCATGAGCGTTTGAAAGTGCGATGTCCTTTGTGGCTATAGGTCAGTGATGGGTGatgtcaagtgttcttgcatgacgtcacaccaggcaaaactgaaaatgaaagaaaacttcTTTCCGTATTATCCTACCAAGCTAACAACAACAGCCTTAATACAATGCTTTTTCTAtacaatttaagaaagcaattcAATGCTAtctc
Above is a window of Liolophura sinensis isolate JHLJ2023 chromosome 7, CUHK_Ljap_v2, whole genome shotgun sequence DNA encoding:
- the LOC135470656 gene encoding uncharacterized protein LOC135470656, with the translated sequence MAIDIMLRNLNYNLCFNNEQIEGTRGGTSADADIEPGMSDCTSSKTVSNLQRRSSTSFVEEAVPTTKRRRKSGRLVISTMGQAARKSSVRQRQKVSCPHETVSSLRRKALAKSLKDIKVCSEDPIPNRPPWVS